A single window of Ischnura elegans chromosome 8, ioIscEleg1.1, whole genome shotgun sequence DNA harbors:
- the LOC124164306 gene encoding immunoglobulin domain-containing protein oig-4-like isoform X1, with protein sequence MTDAPLVLTQGASIKSGGGRRGSGRNGILTLGRLQLLLLLISIAVYLIVNSGPDTGIGWPPGVMARRGRGRSRSKSRVQIGLPITGKYRDPESDQYYNNNNGAKIILASHFDYEYVLGHKIAFLCVARGSPRPHITWFKDGTELYAHSYLHVHEWRMGKDRLKSKLEIDPATQMDAGVYECYADNMYSIDRRSFKTDFSINFD encoded by the exons ATGACAGACGCTCCCCTTGTCCTCACTCAGGGTGCGTCGATCAAAAGTGGAGGGGGAAGGAGAGGAAGTGGACGGAATGGAATCCTGACCCTCGGCAGACTCCAGCTGCTACTCCTGCTGATCTCAATAGCGGTCTACCTGATAGTGAATTCAGGGCCCGACACTGGGATCGGATGGCCCCCGGGCGTAATGGCCAGGAGAGGGAGGGGCCGCAGCAGGTCCAAGAGCAGAGTGCAAATTGGCTTGCCCATCACAGGAAAGTATCGAGACCCAGAATCAGACCagtactacaacaacaacaat GGAGCAAAGATAATCCTAGCATCACATTTTGATTATGAGTACGTACTGGGACACAAGATTGCCTTCTTATGTGTGGCAAGAGGCTCTCCTCGACCACACATCACTTGGTTCAAGGATGGCACAGAACTGTATGCACACTCCTATCTACAT GTCCACGAATGGAGGATGGGGAAAGATCGCCTCAAATCCAAGTTAGAAATCGATCCAGCTACGCAAATGGATGCTGGTGTTTATGAGTGCTACGCAGATAACATGTATTCAATTGACCGCAGAAGCTTCAAGACTGACTTCAGCATCAATTTTGACTGA
- the LOC124164306 gene encoding immunoglobulin domain-containing protein oig-4-like isoform X2, which yields MARRGRGRSRSKSRVQIGLPITGKYRDPESDQYYNNNNGAKIILASHFDYEYVLGHKIAFLCVARGSPRPHITWFKDGTELYAHSYLHVHEWRMGKDRLKSKLEIDPATQMDAGVYECYADNMYSIDRRSFKTDFSINFD from the exons ATGGCCAGGAGAGGGAGGGGCCGCAGCAGGTCCAAGAGCAGAGTGCAAATTGGCTTGCCCATCACAGGAAAGTATCGAGACCCAGAATCAGACCagtactacaacaacaacaat GGAGCAAAGATAATCCTAGCATCACATTTTGATTATGAGTACGTACTGGGACACAAGATTGCCTTCTTATGTGTGGCAAGAGGCTCTCCTCGACCACACATCACTTGGTTCAAGGATGGCACAGAACTGTATGCACACTCCTATCTACAT GTCCACGAATGGAGGATGGGGAAAGATCGCCTCAAATCCAAGTTAGAAATCGATCCAGCTACGCAAATGGATGCTGGTGTTTATGAGTGCTACGCAGATAACATGTATTCAATTGACCGCAGAAGCTTCAAGACTGACTTCAGCATCAATTTTGACTGA
- the LOC124164307 gene encoding immunoglobulin domain-containing protein oig-4-like, producing the protein MSMVCRLISSKGKRRLCFKTSFLLVVVVILLNSEGVESARAGGGARAGATAGGKSGGTRGVGRGGGRKTHYSSSGVPVIINFRNPASASYYNHPDGAQIVKSSHFELDYMLGRKITFFCMAKGLPRPHITWFKDGIELYAHKFFQVHEWTIGEDTIKSKMEIDPTTQKDAGYYECQADNQYSIDRRGFRTDYVMTTY; encoded by the exons ATGTCAATGGTGTGCAGACTGATTAGCTCCAAGGGAAAACGGAGACTTTGCTTCAAAACTTCATTCCTCCTAGTCGTGGTAGTCATCCTACTAAACTCTGAGGGGGTGGAAAGCGCAAGAGCTGGAGGTGGTGCCCGGGCTGGAGCAACTGCCGGTGGAAAGAGTGGAGGCACCAGAGGAGTGGGGAGGGGTGGAGGGCGAAAGACGCATTATTCCTCTTCCGGAGTCCCTGTTATCATCAATTTCAGAAATCCAGCGAGTGCCAGTTACTATAACCACCCAGAT GGGGCACAAATTGTAAAATCGTCACATTTTGAGCTGGATTACATGCTGGGAAGAAAGATCACTTTCTTCTGCATGGCTAAAGGGCTGCCAAGGCCACATATTACCTGGTTTAAGGATGGAATTGAGCTGTATGCACACAAATTCTTCCAG GTTCATGAATGGACCATAGGAGAAGACACAATCAAatcaaaaatggaaatagatcCAACAACTCAAAAAGATGCAGGCTATTATGAATGCCAGGCAGATAACCAATATTCGATTGACAGGCGTGGTTTCAGGACTGACTATGTAATGACtacttattaa